The Danio aesculapii chromosome 22, fDanAes4.1, whole genome shotgun sequence genomic sequence tagttacaaaattaaaagtaacaaattatttccttgataactggaaaagaatatttgaacccatcagtatacaatatactgatgccgttttttaggctttattggtgataatggtttattttttccataataaaaaaagatatttgtagagcaacccatgttctgttgtcattaatattttaataaactataataggtagaactgtccgaaatatgaacaaaagcaagtgatgcatcaaagtttgataaaaaaaaaaatcttgattggttctaaaaatctttataatcattcaattttttttataaaaataataaaaataaataattaacaaatctTCAATATCATTAATGATATGACAAAAACTTTCTACTTGtatgtttatccgtctgattttactgtgggtttcttttgaccgcttCCTGCCGTTTTAAAGTATATCTCAACAGCGAACTCTTCAAGTATAAAAGCGTCGTCGTTTCGTGAGGTGCTCGTGCAGTCAGTGGAGGTCCACGATGCGGcgccaggtgaaagtataaatcaggcttgaGGCCTGTTCAGATTAGTGTTTAGGAATGGATGTTAAGTGTTTGTTATCTTTGGTGTCTGAGAACAAAGAATATTCTGATAAGTCACTCTTGAGTTTAGATCATTggtctcaattcctggagggccgcagctctccactgttttgctctaaccctatcaaacacagatAACCAAGGTGtcatgaacaccttgattagttggatcagctgtgtttgatcaaggttggagaaaacaacataaaattgTGAGCATGATGGAGCTAAAGTGTGCAAAAAATTGGCCTTTTCCAAACAGAACTGAACACTAGTTTACTTTGAAGTTTAATGTAACAAACATATACATGCCAACACTGTCATTGCTAAGATGGTGCTTTTTCCATACTGAAGACAAATTAGTTTTTGCACTTTCCATTGTAAAACCTTCAAATATAAGACACGGGACCTTACCATTTTGTCACAAACTCCTCAAAGTCTGTGGTGTAGACACCATGGGGGAGCTTGGGTGGAGGCTGCAGATGCAGAGACAGGTGGGGAGCAGAGAAAAGGGGTGATTTTGAAGTGAAACTGCTACATAAAATGCAGAAATACTATAAAAGGCAAAAATAAGCACAAAGGAAGCAAGTTGCATGCTAAGCAAATCCTCTGACCTCATTGACAATGTAGTCCAGTAGCTCAAATATAGCCATTGCTGGCCTGCTGTCCATTCCGTGTCCTGGGGGAAAACAATTCGCAAGGCTCGACTAAAACACGTATATTACGTAGAATATGGAggaaaaatataatcaaatacacTTTAAACAATGTCAACTGTTGGATCTAAACACTTATATAATATGTATCAGTAGGTCTACCTCACAAAATTAGATGTCTTACCACTAACTGGTCGTCCTGGAGGCCTGGGTCTTGGGGACATGCTGTGACCTTCTGCCCCACCTGCATCCAGCACTGGCCGGCCAAATATGGCCTCCAGTTCCTTGGCATCGGGAGGGGGGATGGGGTAGCGTCCAATAGCAAGCTCAACCAGTGATAGGCCCATGCTCCACACATCCGACTGAACAGAGTAGTGCGTGCCCTGGAGTCTCTCCGGCTGTCAAGGCAGAGAGCAAAGAGCAAGTCAAGGCTCTACTAGGGTGGGGCGCCGCACCCTGCAGGTGGCCAGGAGGAGTGGGCTAAAACCTGGCAGCGAGATCCTCTTCTCCACATGGAAGAATCCTCGGCACTGGCTCAGGCCTTGGAACAAGAAGGGCTGGGGGTTGGGGAGGGAAGTGGGAGGGTGACTCACCGACATGTACGACCGTGTTCCAACGAAGGAGTTGGCCATAGAGTCGATGAGCTGGCCACTCACACCAAAGTCGCACAGTTTGATCTCACCACGCGAGTTCACCAGGATGTTGGAGGGCTTAACGTCTGGAggaaccagagagagagagatagagagagaccAAGTAAGATGAAAGGCCGGGGTCCAAATCCCAGCGGCACCACCTGGCTTTTCATCGCCCTTTCTCCAGTGTTCTGAATACAGCAAAGCTAGCTCTGACAAAACTGCTGCAGCGGTAAGGACAGAAAAGCAAGCCACTTTCCAACTCCCTCATTTTAAACACAGGGCAAGACGAGCAAATAACAGTGCGCATATGCAGCAGTTCTGTACATGACGGGCCCTTCTTCAGCCCTAACACCCACTGGGAGTGGACAGAGGGGTGAGAGTGGGAGAGGAAAAAGAAGGGAGGGGGTTGCAGGGTGCGGCTGCCATGTAATCACATCTGAGAGGCTGTAATTACCGGCTGGGCTCTTCGACAGCTCCTCGCGAGCAGCCGAGCGCTCTCTGCCACAACAGCACAACTATAGGTCTGACCCTCCCTGTCTAACCCTTCAAACCCAGCGTGGCTCCTCTAGACCCTCACAGACATGACTGAGAAACTGATACTTTGCATCTCCAGACATAGTATTATTCTTCAAATGCTGGTTGTGCCACACTTGGAGACGCTAAAGATATTCCATGGCTAATGGTGATCTACTTGGAATAAAAAGTGTGTTGTAGAAGTTGATGGGGGTTTCACTCTTTAGTTTTAGCTAATGGGATTGTTCACCCAGATGagaaattgtcatcatttatggCTCATTTCTACTGAGTGGTATGATACGGTGTGCTTTTATGTCCGTTTTCActttcaaaaggtaccaaaaatgAACAtcccataccactttttgggtaccctttccaaagggtacctagcactaCGAAAGGGTACAtagtcgtcttgataaacagccacaaaaccaGAGCAgaatctgccatgtcctgttgttATTTATGAGCCAGCCTAAAGCGCGAATGGTTTtgctttctccagagagctcgagTGCTCGtcaatatttgaaataacgaacttcttgagtagatgataataacgtgcgcgtgattattgaagtgcttctaacATCTGATCCTTTTAGAAACGGACAAACATGAAGGTGtagtgaaaaaaacaaacaaaggagaagcctggAAAAACAAAGAAGtgaaatgattctttcagcaacctaaaagattaacaaactgccatgtttaatttttattaatcccttttggactaatatgaactcggaatgacggaattactttaaCAAGATGTTaacgttacatgtgctggtgaagaataaagatgagaggtttgtactgactgtATATTTCGTATAAtttatgaacccaaataaggcctaaatgtaagtttttggcattttttatttgtaatttgtaacatttcagagactgtaaGTCTCTGCAtgtgttcataaatgttttattttattttttattttatataaatcacagacgttacagtagactATTTCACACGATCACTGCGAAACCCTGTTTACAGAAAGGTtagtaattaaacatttatttatgctaaagtatttatgtatataaagcatttgtttagtaAGAAGCACTTCTTATACGATATGTGAACGTCAAGCAAGAATGGCATCGACTGCAACTTTGTCATACATCACGCCTACTAAAAGGGTACCGTTTGTACCCTTTGGCACAGGAGactcaagcctgataaaggtgacctataccgaaccgtaccataccactcagtggaaacgaggcatTACTCAGCcgccacttgtttcaaacatgtttgagtgTAATTTATGACATTAAAagcaaaatgaagatattttaaactgGCTGTATTGACTTcacttgcaggttaaggaaataTGGTTTTCATTAGCTtctagttttcaacattcttccaaactaatgtgttcaaaaaaagtaattcatattaattcataaattcatttgttcagaagaaaataaatgtcatttttgggttaatCCCTTTTAATATCCTTTATAAAAATGCCTAATGTTTcagcaatatttaattaaatgattaatgttatattaaaataaaatttcaaaaaatTATAGAAGACGGTTGTTTCACATGTAAACTGGAATACATAAATTCTGTAATGACTGTGTTGTTTAGTCTCAGGTTAACGGTTACCGAAGAGATGAAGGCCTCTGGTTAGTTTCAGTAAAGACCTTGTGAGGCCTAATCtctctataataataatttttaagctTCTTATGCAATTTCAATGGCTGCATTAGGGGGCTACTTCCTGCCACCCTCCAGCGCGTGTATGTACATGTACGTTTCCTAAGATATTAGTAAGGAATGTTGCTTTGTGCGTACCTCTGTGCATTATTTGGTGCTTCTCCCGAAGATACACCAAACCTCTGAGTACCTGTGGAGCGAGAGCGTTAAAGATATCATCAATGGAGTTTATCTGTCAACGGCTAGTGTGGTATCTGGCTTCCTGAATTTACAGCATGTGCTACATGGTCTGGTCTTTAAAAACAACTTCTGCTTTCTAATTACCAAAAGATGAAATGCATGTGCAATAAACAATATGGACGCATACATAAACAGATCTCTGCACCTTTGTTTGGTCTTCATGCTTAAGTGTTTGTGCTTCGTGAGGATTAAAAGCGAAACGCTAGTTTGACCCTATTCATTTGGCAGAAAATAGCTAAACGAGTGTTGAAAAACCTGCATGTTTGGCTGACTCTGACTTGAAAGGGAGTTTGCACATCTATGGGTGTGTTCAAAGCTTTATTATATTGTGGTCTATGTGTAATAGTGGCAGACATGTTACGATGGAGTCTACGTACCATCTTTTGGGTTCAGCTTTTAGGCAAGAACAAGAAGAGCAGGTTGTCCTCTCTACTTCCTGGTTTATATATTATTAGAACCGTTTCACAGTAGCCTGATAATATTACATGCGCACTGACAATAAGCATTTACTTTACATATGCAAATACTATAAGCAGAGTTAACGAAAGTTAAAAACGGCAAGTTGGTATTATAAATCTACATTTTAGGAAGTGGGAATTATGCAgaatacaaatataattttattttattctaataaatgccaaatattaacaattatatataaaaaaacacacacacacatttcaatcaaatcaattcattttaaaatatacaactAAACTTAAGCATCAcaacaaaataatgtatttatagaAAACTACAATAATGGGATTTAATAGATAtttcatttgaattgttttaCAATTATAAATGTACTTATATAACTTATATTTCACTTTATGCACAAGTTTCAAAATAGCAAataacatgttaaagtaaaattGTGAACAGTTATAGTCGAGTTTTGATATTAAGTATTGTTCAATATCTTTAACATTGACTGATAGAAACAAATAACATAGTCTCAAAATAGGGCTGTACAATACAGTcctcagcatatacgagtacacctcattttgaaaatgaaaatgttttccatttctcagtgaatatgggtaacatctattggtgcatttgaataaaacagatttattaaacagatatatttattaaaataatattttagtcacagaacatctttagaaatggagataatatattttaaattaatgttaaatacTATACTGTGCTAAACAAATTACAACCTCAACATTAacaaaatgttttgtattttttgtttctgttgatttttgctatttttgaaaaattcatttaatatttttccctaacatataaatttggcagactaatttttgaaccattattgattgttagattagctccagatttggtttcagtactgactaaactaaagtatatgcacaaatataatattttaaagcttcctatagaaaatattcatttaaatgagagatttgtggggggtctACTCATAtgtactgagcactgtatatcgtTTCAGTACagaatttacagtatttaaatcaCAGAATTTCTGTTTAAACACTGTATTACTCCTGTTCCATCACTGTATATCCAAATTTTGTCTCAAGACCCATCTTTTTTAACAGGCTttcttttaacaattttttatcatgttattttatacTCCCGATGTGTTTGTACCTGCAACtacttacatgcatttaaaatcttgttttgcaacgttttattaattgttttaatttgttctgtTATGGCTGTTGATGCTTGTTGTAAGGCGCCCTTGGGTGTCCAGAAGGCaccatttacaaataaatgaaaattattattaaatttatgatttttttctaacttacaatttttgtcttgtttctagtccaaatatctacatttcaaagcgaaactTCACTTACTGTCAGataattttctttgttttaaggaaaaactcttaatttccacttatttcttctgacagtgaaaattaaactatatttttacttgctttaaggatttttttatatttgggttagaaataagacaaagcaaagtcagaaaagcattttttttgcattgcgattaatcaatttctgtacctgaatactgttagactgcccAGAAATCAGTCAGAGCCATCTTGTGAAACAacattcatattgcaatatttattgcagaaaaattaaatattgcaatatcagatttttccgaCATCACGCAGCCCTGGTCTCAAATACTAAATCTAACTCTACCAAGAAATCCAGAAATTACAGCCAACAAGCTAATATATGCAGCCAACTTGCTTTTAGTATTATTCAAATGCATCAGTAGCTTTGTTTAAAGGGGCAAATTTAGGGAATTACATAttgtaattaaaagaaaaattttTTGACCAACAATACAACAGAAATGTGCATTCCTTTATTATTTAAAGGatttaaaatgtaacaacaacaacaacaggaaaATAAATAGTTGACcttactagggctgtgcaattaatcgaatcgcaatttgaaacgttgcgattagctaatcgcaagaggaaTATATGcgcattatttaatttcccccacccaagGCAATtgcgtgactgctgtctgtgtgtgatagtcttactagccaattgagtgagcacactttcattttGCCCAATCAGAACTTTTTAATCTGCCTCTTGTCAGCCatattagtttgctgagtgttctgtatttttttaattattattttttatttgtataatacaTTATCCCCTAATTGGAGttgaacttgtttacagaaaggtaacgttgttttatttgtgtttactgtttgctctagcgaaaaatttgtgtttaatttctgaatatataGGAACgcatttgaataaatgttggagtaagttaatattttttcagtttctttttttaacttacactcactgcattttagcagaaagaagatacaatattattattacgaGATTATTGAACTGaatcttgactacaaaattaaatcgcaaatcacaattgcaatatctgtcaaaacaaTAGCAAATAAATATTTTCCCCTAGACATTACTATACATCTGGTTTGAACTGTATCAGTTATCAGTGTATCATTGTATAGTCGATTTATCAGTCTCTAACGCAAACTACAATACTTACAGCTATGCTAACTTTGCCCAAAATTTCCTCAGGGATTCTTCTGGCTTCTTTGAGCACTTGATCCAAAGAGCCTCCGTCCTGTGGACAAGCACATGTCAGAGTCCTGTAACGCTCTTTCTACAAACCAAAGACTACACCATCGGCCTCACCATGTGCTCCATACAGATGCTGATTTCTCCATCACTGTAGAAAGCACCGTAAAACCCTACAATGTACGGTGAGTTACACTCGTGTAGAACTTGCAGCTCTCGAATAATCTGGTTCCTGATGGCTGGTTTGATTTCCAAGTGAATAAGCTGGGGAAAACACAAACAAAGTTTAGTCTATAATAAGAATATCACACCAAATGGTACAAGCAGGAGTACAGGGTTTCGACGGGTTTCTAACTgtgcattcacacggggctttaGCATCAACGCTTGACCGAGGGCGTGTCTGTAGTTGGGGCTGACTCGATactcatagcagcgtcagccaatgaaattagtccacaATCGGCTACTGTCAAGCTGGGGTATTTCCGTGTGAATAGGGCGTAGAAGTCAAATTGAAGACTAttttgaatgaaatttcagacttacacaaggttAAATGTTTTCTAAGGGCCcagttaaatcattaaaaataaatgttattgtaaagaagAAAATTAAACCATACTGGTAAAAATACTTTTGTCAAAACCTTTATTGAGATAGAATGTTAGTGGGTGTTAACCCGATTGGGTATAGCTTTACAATTTAAATATAGGAaatttaaaacctgtttaaaattatttaagacctacaacacaatattaaattgaatttaagactttttaaagcctaaaatttttattttaaaatataagactttttaagaccccgcggataccctgGAGTAGGGCTGTCCAATATGACGATATATTGAAAGGACAAAATGAAAACTCAATGGCTACATATTATGCTCTATCATTTATTTCAGGGTGTCACTAAATACACCGCTGGCCTGGTAacactttttattaaataatttatacaagCTCAATCTTACATGGCATTATGAGGATGtggacagaaacatgaataacagcatccTTAGAAAGCtgcaatcttgaaagtacaatgtttacatttggcATTTTATTTAACTACATTATTTATTCTTATGTAATAAGAATTAGAAGAAACTAatgtaatcattagtttttgaaaagtgttttattttgtattatttctacattttaaacGGCAActatttaagtcttttgtgtctccaggatgtatctgtaaagtttcagctcaaaacacccatcagattatttattatagcttccaGAATATcggattttctgctttgaacacaaatGTAGCTATTtatgtggcctgtgcctttaatgcttgtTCTcctgttaatatccactgctgtatggatatccgttatgttaacgtacaaaataaacctggattgaaatgtcttcttttataattgttctgatatGCGGCTGTGCGGATAAAGACAGTaaaaatcgctataattcattaaaacatgactgatgatcacagagagctgaacaaatcttttaaatcccagttgctttgcgcacatcctgtcttgttgatatgattatatgcgttactaaggagacatgttaatacgcgactgtcaatcaattcggtgggtggggaaaccgcattCCTACGTCATATTGCgctcggcctcaaaatgggagagatttggatcctattttaatgtcagtaaaaaaaaaagagactgttTTTATATTCCACCAATATTACTGTAGACAcaatatacctacacacagttttgtccaaatagcttcaaaaagatgattttcatcataggcgcCCTTTAATCCAAAATGAGTAATTTCTAAATGAGTATACTCTTTTAAAGAAATTGTTCTTTACATGTAGTCAATATTCatgtatataaactattaactGATTGGATTTATAGATATGGTggtttattttgtgatatatattgttatcaggaTTTTTGTCATATTGCCCAGCCCAAAGCAGGTGCATAACTTTCTTCATCGCTTACCTTTCTGGCCATAACCAGTCTTGATGGTTTGTGACGGACTTTATGAACCACTCCACCATTACCAGCGCCAAGTTCACATATGGGTTCAAAATCTTCATCTTTGAGCTCGCCCACCTGGGCTTTCTGGGTGAGGAAAGCTTCGAGGCGCTTCCTCTGCTGTTCATCCAAATCCAGTTCACCTAACTTCCTCTGCAAGGCCTCCAGGTTGGCCCTAAAGACAAAAAAGACGGCCAGGTGAGACGTGTGCAGGTAGATAAAGGGACTAATATAGCTAAATAAATACTTACTCTGCTGCTGCATCAATGTTGGTTGACTGTCCTTCTCCAGTGGGGGTTATAATCAAAGGGACTGGTCTTCTTTTTGGTGCCATACTTGCCAAGTTATCTATTTCAAAGAAAGCAACCAGGTTGCCTCTACTGACATCCAATACTTCAAACTGATACACAAACCCTTGTAGTGGAAGTTTCTGAGATTAGCAAGCCCCAAATTTCAACACCCAATCATGCCCCCAAAAGCTGTTCCAGGTTAAATGAAAGAGTCAACTGAAAAAGGCGAGTGGCTCAGGGGTAAAAGTGCAGGAAATGCAGTTTATTTTAGCGCGTGCATCGCTGGAATGTCTCTCCGGCACGGCCTCTGACTCGCGAGCGCTCCCACAGACAAAAGGCGGCAAAAGACAAGTTAGGCCTATCGTTCACAACCTCAGGACCGAGCGAGAAATGCTGTCCGAAATAGTTTGGCTCGGAGGAGCCGCGAAAACAGAAGTTGAAATTTCCCCCAAGAAAAAAGGAGGGGGGAAAAGTCCGGCCAGGAAGCCGCTATCCAACCAAGAGGAAGCGTTTGCTCTATCTCGCGAGAACTGCCGCCAGAGAACTTGCGTCATCGCGAGATTTGAGAAAAATAGTCATTATACGAGTAAGAACGACATCTGCTGGTGAGCATAAAAATACGTTATAAAAAGTTTTAATTAACGTTAGAAACGCGAGGATTGACATTCctgaggcccgtagccagggggttcgaaagacccaccccccaaccgacaaaggtccagaatttgtcccatacatgagatcatttgttctattttgactgctataccATCCTAAATTtggaaaataacccatcgaagaaGGCATTAAGAATCCTCTGTTGACGgtcgtgacttcagctaatcagtttagggccaatgctaacaattatttttcatctgtgcaagaaaacacacaatctgaggtaagtgaagtcatctttcactactgacccactgtattgttgttaaatagagacaatattttacaagtaacttttattttaagtattgGACCTTAttcatgaaacaaaaaaaaagatcaataaaaggtgtgaagcactaaagttaataagtacattttaataCTAATCAGGCTATTGTTATCCATACATTttcaattttcctttttttacaagagaaaaatctagaaaaattgtgaagctctacattattattgtttatttgtttattttttttatttaaatggccaaattttaactgaggaaagttgaatgtgctggccagattgttttttttttttttacctaataaAGGAACATaagctacagttttttttttttattaataaataacgaATCTTTAAGAAATAAGAAATTAGATttgagagtgtttttttttttgtaaatctttAAGGAATTATTTTGGTACATAAAAAAATTGGTTCTGATGACAATTCGACAagctatttaaacaaaacagtgcttaaaatgtcattaaaaggcagtatttaaacct encodes the following:
- the map2k2a gene encoding dual specificity mitogen-activated protein kinase kinase 2a, whose product is MAPKRRPVPLIITPTGEGQSTNIDAAAEANLEALQRKLGELDLDEQQRKRLEAFLTQKAQVGELKDEDFEPICELGAGNGGVVHKVRHKPSRLVMARKLIHLEIKPAIRNQIIRELQVLHECNSPYIVGFYGAFYSDGEISICMEHMDGGSLDQVLKEARRIPEEILGKVSIAVLRGLVYLREKHQIMHRDVKPSNILVNSRGEIKLCDFGVSGQLIDSMANSFVGTRSYMSPERLQGTHYSVQSDVWSMGLSLVELAIGRYPIPPPDAKELEAIFGRPVLDAGGAEGHSMSPRPRPPGRPVSGHGMDSRPAMAIFELLDYIVNEPPPKLPHGVYTTDFEEFVTKCLIKNPADRADLKMLMGHTFIKRAEVEEVDFAGWLCKTMGLHQPSTPTHSAE